One part of the Thermoanaerobacterium sp. CMT5567-10 genome encodes these proteins:
- a CDS encoding DeoR/GlpR family DNA-binding transcription regulator, whose translation MFGEERRMKIAELLSKDKSMTVSELSEILGVSESTIRRDLRMLELDGFIQRTHGGAILNTHTHYEPSFVEKEDYELPSKMKIGKIAASLIEEGDSIILDAGTTTLMIAKSLPDIHLTVVTNSPLIAIELSSYHNIELIVTGGIERLNTKALVGPIAEMVIRNFKVDKAFIGANAVSYENGLMTPDIIEANTKKAMIEVSNEVYAVVDHTKFGKKSFVKFADIGDITAIITDDELDYEIVKKYEQVNVDVLNFGKDVADDNDSDHKPGDRQNIDN comes from the coding sequence ATGTTTGGCGAAGAGCGCAGGATGAAGATAGCAGAGCTCTTAAGCAAAGATAAAAGCATGACAGTGTCAGAACTTAGCGAAATATTAGGTGTATCAGAGTCAACCATAAGAAGAGATCTCAGAATGCTGGAACTTGACGGCTTTATACAGAGGACACACGGCGGTGCCATATTGAATACGCATACACATTATGAGCCATCTTTCGTGGAAAAAGAGGATTATGAGCTTCCATCGAAGATGAAAATCGGAAAAATTGCTGCGTCTCTAATCGAAGAAGGCGACTCGATAATACTGGACGCTGGCACTACCACATTGATGATTGCAAAATCTTTACCAGACATACATCTTACGGTTGTTACGAATTCGCCGTTAATTGCGATAGAATTATCAAGTTATCACAATATTGAACTTATTGTAACAGGTGGTATAGAGAGGCTTAATACAAAGGCGCTTGTAGGACCTATAGCTGAAATGGTAATTAGAAATTTCAAAGTAGATAAGGCTTTTATTGGTGCAAATGCGGTATCTTATGAAAACGGCCTTATGACTCCTGACATTATAGAAGCAAATACAAAAAAGGCCATGATTGAAGTTTCGAATGAGGTTTACGCTGTTGTTGACCATACGAAATTTGGCAAGAAGTCTTTCGTGAAATTTGCCGATATCGGTGATATAACGGCCATTATAACTGACGATGAACTGGACTATGAGATAGTGAAGAAGTATGAGCAGGTAAATGTGGATGTATTAAATTTTGGAAAGGATGTAGCAGATGATAACGACAGTGACCATAAACCCGGCGATAGACAGAACATTGATAATTGA
- the pfkB gene encoding 1-phosphofructokinase: MITTVTINPAIDRTLIIDDFKVGAVNRVSRSIIDAGGKGINVAKNLKNLGNDVVCLGFMGPNGKYIEDVLNKLGIESHFVPIESDIRINIKIIDEKYHTYTDINEAGPDVSRDEVEKLISSINEHVDFSNVIVLSGSLPPSVDKRFYGYVIEKIKKKGIKVILDADGDALKYGIEAKPYMIKPNVHELSQIAGKKLERKDEIIEEGMKIIENGVSIVAVSMGGKGSLVLTDEKIYFVKPIKVDVKGTVGAGDAYVAGFAHGIYNNLAIEETIKMASAASTSVVMREGTKACSLKDVNELKEKVEIGIIERG, encoded by the coding sequence ATGATAACGACAGTGACCATAAACCCGGCGATAGACAGAACATTGATAATTGATGACTTTAAGGTTGGTGCGGTAAATAGGGTATCAAGGTCTATCATCGATGCTGGAGGAAAAGGGATAAATGTAGCTAAGAATTTAAAAAATCTGGGCAATGATGTGGTGTGCCTTGGCTTCATGGGGCCAAATGGGAAATACATTGAAGATGTACTAAATAAATTAGGAATTGAGTCTCACTTCGTGCCAATCGAAAGCGATATAAGGATAAATATAAAGATAATTGATGAGAAATACCACACGTATACAGATATAAATGAAGCTGGGCCAGATGTTTCTCGTGACGAAGTGGAGAAGTTAATTTCGAGCATAAATGAGCATGTCGATTTCTCAAATGTGATTGTTTTATCTGGTAGTTTACCACCAAGTGTCGACAAAAGGTTTTACGGATATGTTATTGAAAAAATCAAGAAAAAAGGCATAAAAGTTATACTGGATGCTGATGGAGATGCTTTGAAATACGGCATTGAAGCAAAACCTTACATGATAAAGCCTAACGTACATGAGCTTTCACAAATTGCAGGAAAAAAACTCGAAAGAAAAGATGAAATAATTGAAGAAGGCATGAAGATTATTGAAAATGGTGTTTCAATAGTTGCTGTATCAATGGGCGGCAAAGGCAGCCTTGTTTTGACAGACGAGAAGATATATTTTGTAAAGCCTATAAAAGTTGATGTAAAAGGTACAGTAGGTGCAGGTGATGCATATGTTGCTGGATTCGCTCATGGCATCTACAATAATCTGGCTATAGAAGAAACGATAAAGATGGCGTCTGCTGCTTCTACCTCAGTTGTCATGCGGGAAGGTACAAAAGCGTGTTCTTTAAAAGATGTAAATGAACTGAAAGAAAAAGTTGAAATTGGAATAATTGAAAGGGGATAA
- a CDS encoding PTS sugar transporter subunit IIA, which translates to MIEEILDKDMMIFDLKSNDKLSVLKELIKPLAAKGAIDDEDKFLDVVLKREEEYSTGIGMGVAIPHGKSSLVKKASLVFGKSKEGIDYNSMDGKPAHLFFLIAAPENSDNLHLKILAKLSRSLMHEEVREELNKAETYEDVVNAFKKYE; encoded by the coding sequence ATGATAGAAGAGATACTTGATAAAGATATGATGATTTTCGACTTAAAGTCAAACGATAAATTATCTGTCTTGAAAGAACTTATAAAACCGTTGGCAGCAAAAGGTGCAATTGATGACGAAGATAAATTCTTGGATGTGGTGTTAAAGAGGGAAGAAGAGTACTCAACTGGAATAGGTATGGGAGTTGCTATACCTCATGGGAAAAGCAGCTTGGTGAAAAAGGCTTCTTTAGTATTTGGAAAGTCGAAGGAGGGGATAGACTACAATTCGATGGATGGAAAACCGGCACATCTGTTTTTCCTGATTGCAGCACCTGAGAATTCAGACAATCTACATCTAAAAATTTTAGCTAAGCTTTCAAGGTCACTGATGCATGAGGAGGTGAGGGAAGAACTTAACAAGGCTGAGACTTACGAAGATGTTGTAAATGCTTTTAAAAAATATGAGTAA
- a CDS encoding PTS fructose transporter subunit IIC, which translates to MKKIVAVTACPTGIAHTYMAAENLEMAGKELNVAIKVETQGSIGAENQLTENDIREADAVIIAAATKVDKSRFEGKPILEVPVEEAIKNPKELIEKALKMEKPKNYVEKVEKIHEERTSQRTGAYKHLMTGVSYMIPFVVAGGISIALSFLWGYKAFQVQGTLPAALMQIGSGAAFALMVPILSGFLAYSIADRPGLVPGMVGGMLAVSTGAGFLGGIISGFLAGYTVYYLKKIIKLPKTMEGLMPVLILPVLSTLIVGLLMIYVVGTPMKTIMTGLTNWLKGMGSTNAVIFGALLGLMMAFDMGGPVNKTAYTFATGLLASNVFMPMAAVMAAGMTPPLGLALATVLFRNRFTQEEREAGKAAWVLGASFITEGAIPFAAADPFRVIPSIMVGSAVTGALSMLFHIELRAPHGGIFVIPIAVSNPLLYILAILVGMVVTAFMIGLLKKKVS; encoded by the coding sequence ATGAAAAAGATTGTTGCCGTAACTGCATGTCCTACAGGTATTGCCCATACCTATATGGCTGCAGAGAATCTTGAAATGGCAGGAAAAGAGTTAAATGTGGCAATCAAAGTTGAAACACAGGGGTCAATAGGGGCTGAAAATCAACTGACAGAAAACGACATAAGAGAAGCAGATGCAGTAATAATTGCTGCTGCGACAAAAGTTGACAAGTCCCGCTTTGAAGGTAAACCTATACTGGAGGTCCCTGTAGAGGAAGCTATTAAAAATCCTAAAGAACTAATTGAAAAAGCATTAAAGATGGAAAAGCCGAAAAATTATGTGGAAAAAGTCGAAAAGATTCATGAAGAGAGAACTAGCCAAAGGACAGGTGCTTATAAGCACTTGATGACAGGCGTATCTTACATGATACCATTTGTCGTCGCCGGCGGTATATCTATAGCACTTTCATTTCTATGGGGCTACAAGGCATTTCAGGTGCAAGGGACACTACCTGCAGCGTTGATGCAGATAGGAAGCGGTGCTGCATTTGCACTGATGGTTCCTATTCTTTCAGGCTTTTTGGCATATTCAATAGCAGATAGACCTGGACTTGTACCAGGCATGGTTGGAGGTATGCTGGCTGTTTCAACCGGTGCAGGATTTTTAGGCGGTATCATATCTGGTTTTCTAGCTGGTTATACGGTGTACTATCTAAAGAAGATTATAAAGTTGCCTAAGACTATGGAAGGTCTCATGCCAGTACTCATATTGCCTGTATTGTCGACTCTTATCGTTGGACTTCTTATGATATACGTTGTTGGTACGCCTATGAAGACGATAATGACAGGTCTTACCAACTGGCTTAAGGGTATGGGTTCAACAAACGCAGTCATATTCGGTGCACTACTAGGACTGATGATGGCATTTGATATGGGTGGCCCTGTCAATAAGACAGCATATACATTTGCAACAGGTCTTTTAGCATCAAATGTATTTATGCCTATGGCAGCAGTAATGGCAGCTGGTATGACACCACCTTTAGGCTTGGCACTTGCTACAGTCCTTTTTAGAAATAGATTTACACAAGAAGAAAGAGAAGCAGGAAAAGCAGCTTGGGTATTAGGTGCTTCATTTATAACAGAAGGTGCTATCCCATTTGCAGCAGCAGATCCATTTAGAGTAATCCCATCCATCATGGTGGGGTCTGCAGTAACCGGTGCACTTTCGATGCTTTTCCACATTGAACTTAGAGCACCCCACGGCGGGATATTCGTAATACCAATCGCTGTATCAAACCCGCTCTTATACATCCTTGCTATACTTGTCGGCATGGTTGTGACAGCCTTCATGATAGGTCTTTTAAAAAAGAAAGTATCGTGA
- a CDS encoding helix-turn-helix domain-containing protein encodes MISEYEKKEAINQADDIASLLINTNNGSLFYKVISNFVEKSCPTNRLEIKHPNNSKEMEYNLAELIKYMVSVAAEKNPPKMYTTGQLAKYFGVSITTINNWINENRFIGVKRNTINEKIKISENTKWRSPNGELMSVREIVDLWKQNNIRRNVSPQEEISEVENVIKYFESKYGGTYEKIFENKVDLNDEEQRDKEEWKYLLKRKLK; translated from the coding sequence ATGATTAGTGAATATGAAAAAAAAGAAGCTATTAATCAGGCTGATGATATAGCTTCATTACTTATAAATACAAATAACGGTTCATTGTTTTATAAAGTGATATCTAATTTTGTAGAAAAATCCTGTCCAACTAATAGATTAGAAATAAAGCATCCTAATAATAGCAAAGAAATGGAATACAATTTAGCAGAATTAATTAAATATATGGTAAGTGTTGCTGCTGAAAAAAATCCGCCTAAAATGTATACAACGGGGCAATTAGCAAAATATTTTGGAGTTTCTATTACAACCATTAATAATTGGATAAATGAAAATAGATTTATAGGTGTAAAGCGAAATACGATTAATGAAAAAATAAAAATATCTGAAAATACAAAATGGCGTTCACCTAATGGAGAATTGATGTCTGTACGAGAAATTGTTGATTTATGGAAACAAAATAATATTCGTAGAAATGTTTCGCCTCAAGAAGAAATAAGTGAAGTGGAGAATGTAATTAAATATTTTGAAAGTAAGTATGGTGGAACATATGAAAAAATATTTGAGAATAAAGTAGACCTAAATGATGAAGAGCAACGAGATAAAGAAGAATGGAAATATTTATTAAAGAGGAAACTTAAATGA
- a CDS encoding DUF6516 family protein, whose protein sequence is MTNLYPSNFQFLKRVYRDIIIEDYDCDQSGRKSDSICQRKTFVFIDGSSLSITEYLKDGKIDYYFYDWYSQNKNLILKIHSESHKDKKYQTDTEPFHIHIPTILDKKRLPNYSLRDLFSVLEFIRLFIYIKIK, encoded by the coding sequence ATGACAAATTTGTACCCTTCAAATTTTCAATTTTTAAAGAGGGTATACAGAGACATTATTATAGAAGACTATGACTGTGATCAAAGTGGAAGAAAGTCGGATTCTATATGCCAAAGAAAAACATTCGTTTTTATAGATGGTTCTTCTTTATCAATTACAGAATACTTAAAAGATGGAAAAATAGATTATTATTTTTATGATTGGTATTCACAAAATAAGAATTTGATATTAAAGATTCATAGTGAAAGCCATAAAGACAAGAAATATCAAACAGATACTGAACCTTTTCATATTCATATTCCTACTATATTGGATAAAAAGAGATTGCCTAATTATAGTTTGAGAGACTTGTTTTCTGTATTGGAATTTATCCGTTTATTTATTTATATAAAAATTAAGTGA
- a CDS encoding type II toxin-antitoxin system HicA family toxin, with amino-acid sequence MSQIEKLFEKMEKNPKNVRYEQLDKILRHFGFGVREPKSGSSHVTYFHPKLVDILTVPKDRPFVKEIYVKKALKMIQDIRCYD; translated from the coding sequence ATGAGTCAAATAGAAAAACTCTTTGAAAAGATGGAGAAGAATCCTAAGAATGTCAGGTATGAACAACTTGATAAAATTTTGAGGCATTTTGGTTTTGGTGTGCGAGAACCAAAAAGTGGTTCTAGTCATGTAACATATTTTCATCCTAAATTAGTGGATATATTGACAGTGCCTAAAGATAGACCTTTTGTCAAAGAGATCTATGTTAAAAAAGCTTTAAAGATGATTCAGGATATTAGATGTTATGATTAA
- a CDS encoding type II toxin-antitoxin system HicB family antitoxin produces MANELNYKVELVKLSEKDGGGYLAHVPKLPGCMSDGETPEEALKNVQDAIKCWVETAKELNRAIPEFDEYKDENDYSGKILLRMPKTMHKILSEMAEKEEISLNNLIQNLLSFAIGYKKGGRNVNINYNVVVTSKINKKSKDKWHERINSNIDIIEKLAMR; encoded by the coding sequence ATGGCAAACGAATTAAATTATAAAGTTGAACTTGTTAAACTTTCTGAAAAAGATGGTGGTGGCTATTTAGCGCATGTACCTAAATTGCCGGGTTGTATGAGTGATGGTGAGACTCCAGAAGAAGCTTTAAAAAACGTTCAAGACGCTATAAAATGCTGGGTAGAAACTGCAAAAGAATTAAACAGAGCAATTCCTGAATTTGATGAATATAAGGATGAAAATGATTATAGTGGGAAAATTCTTTTAAGAATGCCAAAAACTATGCATAAAATACTTTCTGAAATGGCCGAAAAAGAAGAAATAAGTTTAAATAACTTAATTCAGAATTTACTTTCGTTTGCTATTGGATATAAAAAAGGAGGAAGAAACGTGAATATAAATTACAATGTAGTAGTTACAAGTAAAATAAACAAAAAATCTAAAGATAAATGGCATGAGAGAATAAATTCAAATATTGATATAATAGAAAAATTAGCAATGAGGTGA
- a CDS encoding ABC transporter ATP-binding protein, producing the protein MRRVLKYVLRYKWHVIIPTIAMILAIALDMFNPYLQELITDKVFIGGDKSLLWPILWGFIAITVLRAIFGYVKEYIFDVLSAKISIDIKKDLFDHIQSLPFSYFDGMNTGELMSRIGEDVDNVWRSVSFGIRMFIENMIYFITASVILFLINWKLTIVSLLGMPIIGYLALQFEKKIGISYGKLSDQGVLMNTAAQENIAGVRLVKAFAREKYEIMKFLNLNNENFELSMEQNRIVAKYFPPIDFLTNFSIVILVVFGGILVVKNSLSIGELVAFSGYIYMLIWPMRMLGFLTNLIAQADASAKKIMKIMDVVPSIRDSDKSIRIKNLKGDVEFRNVSFKYNDELVLKNINFKVDAGKTVAIMGTTGSGKSSLVNLIGRYYDVSDGAVYIDGYDVRHINLHDLRSQMAVVQQDTFLFSESIEENVKFGKENATFEEVKEALKLACADDFVEEFDDKYDTIVGERGIGLSGGQKQRISIARALIRDAKILILDDATSALDMDTEFRLLKNLSERRKNATTFIIAHRISAVKNADMILYMEDGRIVERGTHEELLQKRGRYYEIYLEQFKDFSDEEYSIPDVCS; encoded by the coding sequence TTGAGGAGAGTTTTAAAATACGTCTTAAGGTACAAGTGGCACGTTATAATACCAACTATTGCCATGATACTTGCAATTGCTCTTGATATGTTTAATCCATATCTTCAGGAACTTATTACCGATAAGGTATTTATAGGCGGCGATAAAAGCTTATTATGGCCTATACTGTGGGGATTTATTGCAATTACGGTTTTAAGGGCTATATTTGGATATGTGAAGGAGTATATATTTGATGTACTTTCAGCAAAGATAAGTATAGATATAAAGAAAGACCTTTTCGATCACATACAAAGCCTTCCTTTCAGTTACTTTGACGGTATGAATACAGGTGAGCTTATGTCAAGGATAGGGGAAGACGTTGACAACGTGTGGAGAAGTGTTTCTTTTGGCATAAGGATGTTTATTGAAAACATGATATATTTTATAACAGCATCAGTGATACTTTTCCTAATAAACTGGAAGCTTACAATAGTAAGCCTTCTTGGTATGCCTATCATTGGCTATCTTGCACTGCAGTTTGAAAAGAAGATCGGCATATCTTATGGCAAGTTAAGCGACCAAGGAGTGCTTATGAATACGGCGGCACAGGAAAATATAGCAGGCGTAAGGCTTGTGAAGGCATTTGCGAGAGAAAAGTATGAGATAATGAAATTTTTAAACCTCAATAATGAGAATTTTGAGCTTAGCATGGAGCAAAACAGGATAGTTGCTAAGTATTTTCCGCCTATAGATTTTTTGACGAATTTTTCTATAGTCATACTGGTAGTTTTTGGCGGCATACTTGTTGTAAAAAATTCATTGTCTATTGGTGAATTGGTGGCTTTTAGTGGTTATATATATATGCTTATATGGCCCATGAGGATGCTAGGATTTTTGACAAATTTAATAGCTCAAGCTGATGCATCAGCAAAGAAGATAATGAAGATAATGGATGTGGTGCCGTCTATAAGGGATAGTGATAAATCAATAAGGATAAAAAACTTAAAAGGTGATGTGGAGTTTAGAAACGTTTCATTTAAATATAATGATGAATTGGTTTTAAAGAATATTAATTTTAAAGTTGATGCAGGAAAGACAGTTGCTATAATGGGCACAACTGGCTCTGGCAAGTCATCGCTGGTAAATCTCATCGGCAGGTATTATGATGTGTCGGATGGTGCTGTCTATATCGATGGATACGATGTAAGACACATAAACCTTCATGATTTGAGAAGCCAGATGGCTGTCGTGCAGCAGGATACATTTTTGTTTTCAGAAAGCATTGAAGAAAACGTAAAGTTTGGAAAGGAAAATGCTACGTTTGAAGAAGTGAAAGAAGCATTAAAGCTTGCTTGTGCAGATGATTTTGTAGAAGAGTTTGACGACAAGTACGACACGATAGTGGGTGAAAGGGGCATAGGATTATCTGGTGGACAAAAACAGCGGATATCAATTGCGAGAGCTCTTATAAGGGATGCAAAGATATTGATACTTGATGATGCCACATCTGCATTGGATATGGACACAGAATTTAGGCTTTTAAAGAATTTAAGCGAAAGGCGGAAAAATGCTACGACGTTTATCATTGCCCATAGAATATCGGCGGTTAAGAATGCAGACATGATACTTTATATGGAGGATGGCCGAATCGTTGAAAGAGGTACACATGAGGAACTTCTTCAAAAAAGAGGAAGGTATTACGAGATTTACTTAGAACAGTTTAAAGATTTCAGTGATGAAGAGTACAGCATTCCAGATGTTTGCAGCTAA